A single Bosea sp. PAMC 26642 DNA region contains:
- a CDS encoding DUF938 domain-containing protein: protein MSDTSSGPWEPGAAQTIAGEDHRLFAPAATRNRDAILPILRAVLPATGLVLEVASGSGEHIVHLAQALPALTFQPSDPSPEALASIAAWTAHAGLANIRSPLQLDATTAIWPLAAADAVICINMIHIAPWSATQGLLRGAGTLLADGAPLYLYGPFRRPGQEMEASNAAFDESLKARNPDWGLRDLDAVAGAAAEAGFGVPEITEMPANNLSVVFRKRQDR, encoded by the coding sequence ATGAGCGACACATCGTCAGGTCCATGGGAGCCGGGCGCGGCGCAGACGATCGCGGGCGAAGACCACCGCCTGTTCGCGCCCGCTGCCACGCGCAACCGCGACGCCATCCTGCCGATCCTGCGCGCCGTTCTGCCTGCGACGGGCCTCGTCCTCGAAGTCGCGAGCGGCTCGGGCGAACACATCGTGCATCTGGCGCAAGCGCTGCCGGCGCTGACCTTCCAGCCGAGCGATCCTTCGCCCGAGGCCCTGGCGAGCATCGCCGCCTGGACGGCCCATGCCGGACTGGCCAACATCCGCTCGCCCCTGCAGCTCGACGCCACCACCGCGATCTGGCCGCTCGCCGCAGCCGACGCCGTGATCTGCATCAACATGATCCACATCGCGCCCTGGTCGGCGACGCAGGGCCTGCTGCGCGGCGCCGGCACCCTGCTGGCGGACGGCGCACCGCTTTATCTCTACGGCCCGTTCCGGCGGCCCGGCCAGGAGATGGAAGCAAGCAACGCCGCCTTCGACGAAAGCCTGAAGGCCCGCAATCCCGACTGGGGGCTGCGGGACCTCGACGCGGTGGCTGGGGCAGCAGCGGAAGCGGGCTTCGGCGTGCCGGAGATAACGGAAATGCCGGCGAACAACCTGAGCGTAGTGTTTCGGAAGCGGCAAGACAGGTGA
- a CDS encoding AMP-binding protein — protein sequence MAATESEMPSFDAAAARITLFRALLQASAEHGKARIALEDPERQPISFGRLVLGALVLGRKLAGVTQEREHVGLLLPNVQAMAVTLFGLSAFGRVPALLNFTAGVKNLRAAAELSQLKTIVTSRRFVDQAKLEDELEALGEGRRVIYLEDIRKQVTSLDKAFGALSSLAPGLALRRYEAAPDDAAVVLFTSGTEGKPKGVVLSHANLVSNAGQIFALAAGFLSSRDIVMNPLPAFHSFGLTAALLMPLLHGMKVVLYPSPLHYKQVPKLIGEMGCTFLFATDTFLQGYARAADPDDLKSVRYVVAGAERVKPETRRMWEPYGTTILEGYGCTECSPVLACNTPVATREGSVGRLLPGIEARLEPVEGITEGGKLCVRGPNIMAGYLSADEPGRLLPPEGGWHDTGDIVAIDDGFVVIKGRAKRFAKLGGEMVSLAAVESMISGLWPSQNHVVVALPDARKGEQLVLVTEKPDADKRALLDEAKVQGFPELWVPRAILVTGSIPVLGNGKIDYGATRELAASRRSLL from the coding sequence ATGGCCGCCACCGAATCCGAGATGCCGAGCTTCGATGCCGCCGCCGCGCGGATCACGCTGTTTCGCGCGCTGCTGCAGGCGAGTGCCGAACACGGCAAGGCACGCATCGCGCTGGAAGATCCCGAGCGCCAGCCGATCAGCTTCGGCCGCCTCGTGCTCGGCGCGCTGGTGCTCGGGCGCAAGCTCGCCGGAGTGACGCAGGAGCGCGAGCATGTCGGCCTGCTGCTGCCGAATGTGCAGGCGATGGCGGTGACGCTGTTTGGGCTCTCGGCCTTCGGCCGCGTGCCGGCGCTGCTGAACTTCACCGCCGGCGTGAAGAATCTGCGGGCGGCGGCCGAACTCTCGCAGCTGAAGACGATCGTGACCTCGCGGCGCTTCGTCGACCAGGCCAAGCTCGAGGACGAGCTGGAGGCGCTGGGCGAGGGCCGGCGCGTGATCTATCTGGAGGACATCCGCAAGCAGGTCACCAGCCTCGACAAGGCTTTTGGGGCGCTGTCGAGCCTCGCGCCCGGTCTCGCGCTCAGGCGCTACGAAGCCGCCCCCGACGATGCGGCCGTGGTGCTGTTCACCTCCGGAACCGAGGGCAAGCCGAAGGGCGTGGTGCTGTCTCACGCTAATCTGGTCTCCAATGCCGGGCAGATCTTCGCGCTTGCGGCCGGCTTCCTGTCGTCGCGCGACATCGTCATGAACCCGCTGCCGGCCTTCCATTCCTTCGGGCTCACGGCTGCGCTGCTGATGCCGCTGCTGCACGGCATGAAGGTCGTGCTCTATCCGAGCCCGCTGCACTACAAGCAGGTGCCCAAGCTGATCGGCGAGATGGGCTGCACCTTCCTGTTCGCGACCGACACCTTTTTGCAGGGTTACGCGCGCGCTGCAGACCCGGACGACCTGAAGAGCGTGCGCTATGTCGTGGCCGGCGCCGAGCGGGTGAAACCCGAGACGCGGCGGATGTGGGAGCCCTACGGCACGACCATCCTCGAAGGCTATGGCTGCACCGAGTGCTCGCCGGTTCTGGCCTGCAACACGCCGGTGGCGACGCGCGAAGGCAGCGTCGGGCGGCTTCTGCCCGGAATCGAGGCGCGGCTGGAGCCGGTCGAGGGCATCACCGAGGGCGGCAAGCTGTGCGTCCGCGGTCCCAACATCATGGCCGGCTATCTGAGTGCGGACGAACCCGGCAGGCTGCTGCCGCCCGAAGGCGGCTGGCACGACACCGGCGACATCGTCGCGATCGACGACGGCTTCGTCGTGATCAAGGGGCGGGCCAAGCGCTTCGCCAAGCTCGGCGGCGAAATGGTCTCGCTGGCGGCGGTCGAATCGATGATTTCGGGGCTGTGGCCGTCGCAAAACCATGTCGTTGTTGCGTTGCCCGATGCGCGCAAGGGCGAGCAGCTCGTGCTCGTCACCGAAAAGCCCGACGCCGACAAGCGCGCGCTTTTGGACGAGGCTAAGGTCCAGGGCTTTCCGGAGCTGTGGGTGCCGCGCGCCATCCTGGTGACGGGCTCTATTCCCGTGCTCGGCAACGGCAAGATCGATTATGGCGCGACGCGCGAACTGGCCGCCTCGCGCCGCTCGCTGCTGTGA
- a CDS encoding zinc-finger domain-containing protein, producing the protein MADTGIPHFHNDPGVAAIQVGAHEFMCIGAKPPFDHPHVFLDMGSDHEIVCPYCSTLFKYDPSLKAGACLPAECAHHETVKAA; encoded by the coding sequence ATGGCCGACACGGGCATTCCGCATTTCCACAACGATCCCGGCGTCGCCGCGATTCAGGTCGGCGCGCACGAGTTCATGTGCATCGGTGCGAAGCCGCCCTTCGATCATCCGCATGTCTTTCTCGACATGGGCTCCGATCACGAGATCGTCTGCCCCTATTGCTCGACGCTGTTCAAATACGACCCGTCGCTGAAGGCGGGCGCCTGTCTGCCCGCGGAATGCGCCCACCACGAAACCGTCAAGGCGGCGTGA
- a CDS encoding alpha/beta fold hydrolase: MQNFSSDGVRLAFLDLAPTGEAKGQTIVLVHGFGSSHAVNWVNTQWTKTLTHAGYRVVMLDNRGHGESEKLYEPAAYSSQIMAEDVRALMDHLDIARATVMGYSMGARISAHLALAHPERLRALLLGGLGIHLVEGVGLPLGIADAMEAPSLDDLTDPMQRMFRAFADATKSDLRALAACIRGSRQTLSAAEVGRISVPTMVSVGTKDDVAGSGPELAALIPGAESFDIEGRDHNLAVGDKSHKQAVLDFLARH; the protein is encoded by the coding sequence ATGCAAAACTTCTCCTCCGACGGCGTCCGCCTGGCTTTTCTCGACCTTGCGCCGACCGGCGAAGCGAAGGGCCAGACCATCGTCCTGGTGCATGGCTTCGGCTCGAGCCATGCAGTGAACTGGGTCAACACCCAGTGGACGAAAACGCTGACCCATGCCGGTTATCGCGTCGTGATGCTGGACAATCGCGGCCATGGCGAGAGCGAGAAGCTCTACGAGCCCGCCGCCTATTCCTCGCAGATCATGGCCGAGGACGTACGCGCGCTGATGGACCATCTCGACATCGCCCGGGCTACGGTGATGGGCTATTCGATGGGCGCGCGGATCAGCGCGCATCTGGCGCTGGCGCATCCGGAGCGGCTGCGAGCGCTTCTGCTCGGCGGGCTCGGCATCCATCTGGTCGAAGGCGTCGGCCTGCCGCTGGGCATCGCGGATGCGATGGAGGCGCCTTCGCTCGACGACCTGACGGACCCGATGCAGCGGATGTTCCGAGCTTTCGCCGACGCGACGAAAAGCGATCTCAGGGCGCTTGCGGCCTGCATACGCGGCTCGCGCCAGACGCTGAGTGCGGCCGAGGTTGGGCGGATTTCGGTGCCGACCATGGTCAGTGTCGGGACGAAGGACGATGTCGCGGGCTCCGGGCCGGAGCTGGCGGCGCTGATCCCCGGCGCCGAGTCGTTCGACATCGAGGGGCGCGACCACAATCTCGCCGTCGGTGACAAAAGCCACAAGCAGGCGGTTCTGGACTTTCTGGCGCGGCATTGA
- a CDS encoding chromate resistance protein ChrB domain-containing protein, translating into MSSNISITAVQLSRLVGLPDAPALVDVRIPDDFAADQRLLPASEQRSHKDVADWARVYAGRRVVVSCQRGLKLSEGVAAWLRHEGVEAENLAGGFEAWREAGGPLVPADKLPPRNGAGRTVWVTRTRPKVDRIACPWLIRRFVDREAVFLFVSPAEVADVASRFGATPFDIDDVFWSHRGERCTFDVMVEEFGLAGPALDRLARIVRAADTAALDLAPQAAGLLAASLGLSRMFKDDLAQLDAGMLLYDAFYRWCRDASEETHNWPAASVKL; encoded by the coding sequence ATGTCTTCCAACATTTCGATCACGGCTGTGCAGTTGTCCCGCCTCGTCGGCCTGCCCGATGCTCCGGCGCTCGTCGATGTCCGCATTCCCGATGATTTCGCCGCCGATCAGCGGCTGCTTCCGGCCTCCGAACAGCGCTCCCACAAGGACGTCGCCGACTGGGCCCGGGTCTATGCCGGGCGGCGCGTGGTCGTGTCGTGCCAGCGGGGCCTGAAGCTCAGCGAAGGCGTCGCCGCCTGGCTGCGACATGAAGGCGTCGAGGCCGAGAACCTGGCCGGCGGCTTCGAGGCCTGGCGCGAGGCGGGCGGACCGCTGGTCCCGGCAGACAAGCTGCCGCCGCGCAACGGCGCCGGTCGCACCGTCTGGGTGACGCGGACGCGGCCGAAGGTCGATCGCATTGCCTGTCCCTGGCTGATCCGGCGCTTCGTCGATCGCGAGGCTGTGTTCCTGTTCGTCTCGCCTGCCGAGGTCGCGGACGTGGCGAGCCGCTTCGGCGCGACGCCGTTCGATATTGACGACGTCTTCTGGAGCCATCGCGGCGAGCGCTGCACCTTCGACGTCATGGTCGAGGAGTTCGGACTGGCGGGGCCGGCGCTCGACCGGCTGGCGCGGATCGTGCGCGCGGCCGATACCGCTGCGCTCGATCTGGCGCCGCAGGCGGCCGGGCTGCTCGCGGCCTCGCTTGGCCTGTCGCGCATGTTCAAGGACGATCTGGCGCAGCTCGACGCCGGTATGCTGCTTTACGACGCGTTCTATCGCTGGTGCCGGGATGCGAGCGAGGAAACGCATAACTGGCCCGCCGCGTCTGTGAAGCTGTGA
- the cysE gene encoding serine O-acetyltransferase, which produces MPSGRSVTDIRDPSTGLDRIDPVWARLRREAEAAVAAEPSLGSLIMACVLNQPGFEFAVAHRVAARLGHPAVAADLIEQAFSEAIAADPEIGQGMRADVLAVLDRDPACYRVLEPVLFFKGFHALQGHRLTHWLWRQGRRDFALYLQSRSSEVFQTDINPAAKIGKGIFLDHATGLVVGETAVIEDDVSMLHSVTLGGTGKQGGDRHPKIRKGVLIGAGAKILGNIEIGQCARVAAGSVVLAAVPRNKTVAGVPAKVVGEAGCAEPSRSMDQILAGDCGGYI; this is translated from the coding sequence ATGCCGTCAGGGCGCTCCGTCACGGACATACGCGATCCTTCGACCGGGCTCGACCGGATCGATCCGGTCTGGGCCAGACTCAGGCGCGAGGCCGAGGCCGCCGTCGCCGCCGAGCCTTCGCTCGGCAGCCTGATCATGGCCTGCGTGCTGAACCAGCCCGGCTTCGAGTTTGCGGTTGCGCATCGCGTGGCCGCACGGCTCGGCCATCCGGCCGTCGCCGCGGATCTGATCGAGCAGGCCTTCTCCGAGGCGATCGCCGCCGACCCGGAAATCGGGCAGGGTATGCGTGCCGATGTGCTCGCGGTGCTCGACCGCGACCCCGCCTGCTACCGGGTTCTGGAACCGGTGCTGTTCTTCAAGGGCTTCCATGCCCTGCAGGGGCACCGGCTGACGCATTGGCTGTGGCGGCAGGGGCGGCGGGATTTCGCGCTCTACCTGCAAAGCCGTTCGTCCGAAGTGTTCCAGACCGACATCAATCCCGCCGCGAAGATCGGCAAGGGCATCTTCCTCGACCATGCGACGGGGCTCGTCGTCGGCGAGACGGCGGTGATCGAGGACGACGTCTCGATGCTGCACAGCGTGACGCTCGGAGGCACCGGCAAGCAGGGCGGCGACCGCCATCCGAAGATCCGCAAGGGCGTGCTGATCGGGGCCGGCGCGAAGATTCTGGGCAATATCGAGATCGGCCAATGCGCGCGGGTCGCCGCTGGCTCCGTCGTGCTGGCGGCCGTGCCACGCAACAAGACCGTAGCTGGCGTGCCGGCGAAGGTCGTCGGCGAGGCCGGCTGCGCCGAGCCTTCGCGCTCGATGGACCAGATCCTGGCCGGGGATTGCGGCGGCTACATCTGA
- a CDS encoding hemolysin family protein codes for MIVVVLTVINGLLAMSELAVVSSRPARLKVLSDQGNTGAATAMRLAENPGRFLSTVQIGITLVGVLSGAFSGATLGARLSEWLETQGLSPAMSDGFGVGLVVVAITYLSLIIGELVPKQIALRDPERVASRVAPAMLLIAKVGLPLVFLLDLSGRAVLSLLGQKGEPEEKVTEEEVRTIIAEAETAGVLERDEREMISGVMRLADRSARALMTPRREVEVIDLSDSADEIRGQLRATRRSRLPVQDGEADSIIGVCVVKDMIDLLSDGETHDLRALVDEAPVVMDTANALRILRDIRASKVHMALVFDEYGHFEGIITPGDVLEAIIGAFQEEEENEPPIVTRADGSWLVAGWMQVDEFSHELGIHIPRDADFQTVAGFILAELNRLPNVGEFFEKGHWRFEVVDLDGRRIDKVLVSRIE; via the coding sequence TTGATCGTCGTGGTTTTGACCGTGATCAACGGTCTGCTTGCCATGTCGGAACTTGCCGTCGTCTCCTCCCGCCCGGCCCGACTCAAGGTTCTTAGCGATCAAGGCAACACGGGTGCCGCGACGGCAATGCGCCTGGCGGAGAATCCCGGCCGCTTTCTGTCCACAGTACAGATCGGCATCACGCTGGTCGGCGTGCTGTCGGGTGCCTTTTCGGGGGCCACTCTCGGCGCGCGGCTGTCGGAATGGCTCGAAACGCAGGGTCTGTCGCCTGCGATGTCCGACGGTTTCGGCGTCGGCCTCGTCGTGGTCGCGATCACCTATCTCTCGCTGATCATCGGCGAACTGGTTCCCAAGCAGATCGCGCTGCGCGATCCCGAGCGGGTCGCGTCTCGCGTCGCGCCGGCCATGCTGCTGATCGCCAAGGTCGGCCTGCCGCTGGTCTTCCTGCTCGATCTCTCGGGCCGTGCCGTGCTCAGCCTTCTCGGCCAAAAGGGCGAGCCGGAGGAGAAGGTCACCGAAGAAGAGGTCCGCACCATCATCGCCGAGGCGGAGACGGCGGGCGTGCTGGAGCGCGACGAGCGCGAGATGATCTCCGGCGTGATGCGGCTTGCCGATCGATCGGCGCGCGCGCTGATGACGCCGCGGCGCGAGGTCGAGGTGATCGACCTCTCCGACAGTGCCGACGAAATCCGGGGCCAGCTGCGGGCGACGCGGCGCTCGCGCCTGCCGGTGCAAGACGGCGAGGCAGATTCGATTATCGGCGTCTGCGTCGTCAAGGACATGATCGACCTGCTCTCGGATGGCGAAACGCATGATCTGCGCGCGCTGGTCGACGAGGCACCGGTCGTGATGGACACGGCCAATGCGCTGCGCATCCTGCGCGATATTCGTGCTTCGAAGGTGCATATGGCGCTGGTCTTCGACGAATACGGCCATTTCGAGGGCATCATCACGCCCGGCGATGTGCTCGAGGCGATCATCGGCGCCTTCCAGGAGGAAGAGGAGAACGAGCCGCCGATCGTGACGCGCGCGGACGGCTCCTGGCTCGTCGCCGGCTGGATGCAGGTCGACGAGTTCTCGCACGAACTCGGCATCCATATTCCGCGCGACGCCGATTTCCAGACGGTGGCGGGCTTCATCCTGGCCGAACTCAACCGCCTGCCCAATGTCGGCGAGTTCTTCGAGAAGGGCCACTGGCGTTTCGAGGTGGTCGATCTCGACGGGCGCCGCATCGACAAGGTGCTGGTCAGCCGGATCGAGTGA
- the chrA gene encoding chromate efflux transporter — MTITTTDTAVETPQAMPTLAQATRVWAKIGLLSFGGPAGQIALMHKELVEERHWIGEQRFLHALNYCMLLPGPEAQQLAVYIGWLMHRTIGGLIAGLLFIIPGALVMLGLSTLYVLYRQVPLVDGLFFGIKAAVFAVVIEAGLRISRRALKNRAMVLLAIASFIAIFLFKVPFPLIILAAGLIGWFGHRVRPELFGGAAGHGASGPDVVGLVDLMFARGELEHVRPSASRALCTLALWLPLWLGPVAVLWLTTGGGSVWTQLGSFFSTMAVVTFGGAYAVLAYVAQAAVENYHWLVAGEMVDGLGLAETTPGPLILVLQFVGFLAGFRAPGALPPLLAGTLGALLTLWVTFAPCFLWIFLGGPYVEELRGNKALSAALGAITAAVVGVIMNLALWFGLHVMFREVRSTSFFGLSPDWPVLASLDWRAALLSGAAMVAMLRFKAGMIPTLAACGAAGVLLTRLPA; from the coding sequence ATGACGATCACGACGACCGACACCGCCGTCGAGACCCCCCAGGCCATGCCGACGCTGGCGCAGGCTACCCGCGTCTGGGCGAAGATCGGTCTGCTCTCCTTCGGCGGACCGGCAGGCCAGATCGCCCTGATGCACAAGGAGCTGGTCGAGGAGCGGCACTGGATCGGCGAGCAGCGTTTTCTTCATGCGCTGAACTACTGCATGTTGCTGCCCGGTCCTGAGGCGCAGCAGCTCGCCGTCTATATCGGCTGGCTGATGCACCGGACCATCGGTGGCCTGATCGCCGGGCTCCTGTTCATCATCCCCGGCGCGCTCGTCATGCTCGGCCTGAGCACGCTTTACGTGCTGTACCGGCAGGTGCCGCTGGTGGACGGCCTGTTCTTCGGGATCAAGGCGGCGGTGTTTGCGGTCGTCATCGAGGCCGGGTTGAGGATCAGCCGGCGGGCGCTGAAGAACCGGGCGATGGTGCTGCTCGCGATCGCGTCGTTCATCGCGATCTTCCTGTTCAAGGTGCCGTTTCCGCTGATCATTCTCGCGGCGGGGCTGATCGGCTGGTTCGGCCATCGCGTCCGGCCCGAGCTCTTCGGCGGCGCAGCCGGGCACGGCGCGTCGGGACCTGATGTCGTCGGCCTCGTCGACCTGATGTTCGCGCGCGGCGAGCTGGAGCATGTGCGCCCCTCCGCGTCCCGGGCGCTGTGCACGCTCGCGCTGTGGCTGCCGCTCTGGCTCGGGCCGGTCGCGGTTCTCTGGCTGACGACCGGCGGCGGCAGCGTCTGGACCCAGCTTGGAAGCTTCTTCAGCACGATGGCGGTGGTGACCTTCGGAGGTGCCTATGCGGTGCTGGCCTATGTCGCGCAGGCGGCGGTCGAAAACTACCATTGGCTCGTCGCGGGCGAGATGGTCGATGGTCTCGGCCTTGCCGAGACGACGCCCGGTCCGCTGATCCTCGTGCTGCAGTTCGTGGGGTTTCTCGCGGGCTTTCGGGCGCCGGGCGCGCTGCCGCCGCTGCTCGCCGGGACGCTGGGGGCGCTGCTGACGCTGTGGGTGACGTTCGCGCCGTGCTTCCTCTGGATCTTCCTCGGCGGGCCCTATGTCGAAGAACTGCGCGGCAACAAGGCACTGTCGGCCGCGCTGGGCGCGATCACGGCGGCCGTGGTCGGCGTGATCATGAACCTCGCGCTCTGGTTCGGGCTGCATGTGATGTTCCGCGAGGTGCGCAGCACGAGCTTCTTCGGCCTGTCGCCCGACTGGCCGGTGCTGGCCTCGCTCGACTGGCGCGCGGCGCTGCTCTCGGGGGCGGCGATGGTCGCGATGCTGCGGTTCAAGGCCGGGATGATCCCGACCCTGGCAGCCTGCGGCGCGGCCGGGGTTCTGCTGACCCGGCTGCCGGCCTGA
- a CDS encoding FAD-dependent monooxygenase — MTTPHILIAGAGIGGLTTAIALARLGIAVTVAEKRTGFGETGAGLQISPNAGRVLAGLDLGLMMKRAAVTVDSLVVRRWHGDAALARMPMSVGSGETPFRVLKRTDLHQLLLDATRALPNIRLLVGRGIEAVAQDRTGITATLVSEAGQAETVQALGLVGADGLWSRIRELTGDAAPPAFTGFEAWRTLVPAQGSLTGHAEVTLHLGAGRHAVHYPVAGGRETNLVIVRTAREPREGWSRTGEPHLLAREIARAAPALRRLAAAAPGWQVWSLFDRPPATMAQGRVALLGDAAHPVLPFLAQGAALAIEDAAVLARLLAAHLESDGSAGVPAAFAAYAEARAERVARVQATSRGNGRAYHLGAPWNLARNLVMRRLGPDGMRRRYDWLYDWRERV, encoded by the coding sequence GTGACAACGCCCCATATCTTGATCGCCGGCGCCGGCATCGGCGGCCTGACCACGGCCATCGCCCTGGCGCGTCTCGGGATCGCGGTGACGGTCGCCGAAAAACGGACCGGCTTCGGCGAAACCGGCGCCGGGCTGCAGATATCGCCCAATGCCGGACGCGTGCTCGCCGGGCTCGATCTCGGCCTGATGATGAAGCGCGCTGCCGTCACCGTCGACAGCCTCGTCGTCCGGCGCTGGCATGGCGATGCGGCGCTGGCCAGGATGCCGATGAGCGTGGGCTCGGGCGAGACGCCCTTTCGCGTCCTCAAGCGCACCGACCTGCATCAGCTGCTGCTCGACGCCACCCGCGCTCTGCCCAATATCCGGCTTCTGGTCGGGCGCGGAATCGAGGCGGTCGCGCAGGACAGGACCGGCATCACCGCGACCCTGGTCAGCGAGGCGGGACAGGCGGAAACCGTGCAGGCGCTCGGCCTCGTCGGAGCCGACGGCCTCTGGTCGCGCATCCGCGAGCTGACCGGCGACGCGGCGCCCCCGGCCTTCACCGGCTTCGAGGCCTGGCGCACACTCGTGCCGGCACAAGGCTCCCTGACAGGCCATGCCGAGGTCACGCTGCATCTCGGCGCGGGCCGGCACGCGGTCCACTACCCCGTCGCAGGCGGCCGCGAGACCAATCTCGTCATCGTCCGCACCGCCAGAGAGCCTCGCGAAGGCTGGTCGCGCACCGGCGAGCCGCATCTGCTGGCACGCGAGATCGCCCGCGCCGCCCCTGCCTTGCGCAGGCTCGCCGCCGCCGCGCCCGGCTGGCAGGTCTGGTCCCTGTTCGACCGCCCACCCGCCACCATGGCGCAGGGCCGGGTCGCATTGCTGGGCGACGCCGCCCATCCCGTCCTGCCCTTCCTCGCACAGGGCGCCGCGCTCGCCATCGAGGATGCGGCGGTGCTGGCGCGGCTTCTCGCCGCCCATCTCGAAAGCGATGGCAGCGCTGGCGTCCCGGCCGCCTTCGCAGCCTATGCCGAGGCACGCGCCGAGCGGGTCGCCCGCGTCCAGGCGACCAGCCGCGGGAATGGCCGGGCATATCATCTCGGCGCGCCCTGGAACCTCGCGCGCAACCTTGTCATGAGGCGCCTCGGCCCCGACGGGATGCGCCGCCGCTATGACTGGCTCTACGACTGGCGGGAGCGAGTCTGA
- a CDS encoding DUF1190 domain-containing protein, with amino-acid sequence MITLSASSLMLLARAAALAPALSLAAPADLAAQGAGAVYERRDDCIAGGLLGPEQCEFAYRNARAEFEQKAPRYASRTLCERSHKRCGAQMVSTGGWESFGRGGATYVPRFTAVRITGEGAARRAWPVIEGGGRAAFAGRPVTELQDKVAGRQGVVGLASTPGGGRGHASHQSAPYQKRGDRDDTVRVPMEQKRIGADVAPGLYVDPDGVEWYKPAHRR; translated from the coding sequence ATGATCACGCTCTCCGCCTCCTCGCTGATGCTGCTGGCACGTGCTGCCGCGCTCGCGCCGGCCCTGTCCCTCGCGGCGCCGGCGGATCTCGCGGCCCAAGGGGCAGGTGCCGTCTATGAGCGCCGCGACGACTGCATCGCCGGCGGGCTGCTCGGCCCCGAGCAATGCGAGTTCGCCTATCGCAACGCCCGGGCCGAATTCGAGCAGAAGGCGCCGCGCTATGCCTCCCGGACGCTCTGCGAGCGCAGCCACAAGCGCTGCGGCGCGCAGATGGTCTCGACCGGCGGCTGGGAATCCTTCGGGCGGGGCGGCGCGACCTATGTGCCGCGCTTCACCGCGGTTCGCATCACGGGCGAAGGTGCCGCGCGCCGCGCCTGGCCGGTGATCGAGGGTGGCGGACGCGCGGCCTTTGCGGGGCGGCCGGTGACGGAGCTGCAGGACAAGGTCGCAGGCCGGCAGGGCGTCGTCGGCCTCGCCAGTACGCCCGGCGGCGGACGGGGCCACGCATCTCACCAAAGCGCGCCTTACCAGAAGCGCGGCGACCGCGACGACACGGTGCGTGTGCCGATGGAGCAGAAGCGCATCGGCGCCGATGTCGCGCCGGGCCTCTATGTCGATCCCGACGGGGTCGAATGGTACAAGCCGGCGCATCGGCGCTGA
- a CDS encoding heparan-alpha-glucosaminide N-acetyltransferase, with translation MSLAAPPANAPANSNRIELVDLARGIALLAMFIFHFAYDLSYFGLIETDIQAERGWRWFARLIAGSFLTLVGISLVLATRSGLNRIAYLTRLAMVAVAALLVTVCTRIAMPESFIFFGILHHVAVASVLALPFLVLPTVVLAAAAALSFALPALAEHVLFDQPSLVWLGLSELPVRSADFVPVFPWFGCVLSGMVLARMLLPHFDTSALGRWRAGSLPARAIVWGGRNSLIVYLVHQPVFIGLLLLAAPFTTVSPPEERPFLLSCQRSCTAGTLSAQACERVCGCTVGELKRENIWSKVLTDSLTPEESARTTALAQACVKTP, from the coding sequence ATGAGTCTCGCTGCGCCGCCCGCCAATGCTCCCGCCAACTCGAACAGGATCGAACTCGTCGATCTCGCTCGCGGCATCGCCCTGCTGGCGATGTTCATCTTCCACTTCGCCTATGATCTTTCCTATTTCGGCCTGATCGAGACCGACATCCAGGCCGAACGGGGCTGGCGCTGGTTCGCGAGGCTGATCGCCGGTTCGTTCCTCACTCTGGTCGGAATCAGCCTCGTCCTGGCGACGCGAAGCGGGTTGAACCGCATCGCCTATCTGACGCGGCTCGCCATGGTCGCGGTCGCCGCCCTGCTGGTGACGGTCTGCACGCGAATCGCGATGCCCGAGAGCTTCATCTTCTTCGGCATCCTGCACCACGTCGCGGTGGCCAGCGTTCTGGCGCTGCCCTTTCTCGTCCTGCCGACCGTGGTTCTGGCGGCAGCCGCCGCCTTGTCCTTCGCCTTGCCTGCCCTGGCCGAGCATGTGCTGTTCGACCAGCCGTCGCTGGTCTGGCTCGGCCTGTCGGAGCTACCGGTGCGCAGCGCCGATTTCGTGCCGGTTTTTCCCTGGTTCGGCTGCGTGCTCTCGGGGATGGTGCTGGCCCGAATGCTGCTGCCGCATTTCGACACGTCCGCGCTCGGACGATGGCGCGCCGGTTCGCTGCCGGCCCGAGCCATCGTCTGGGGCGGCAGAAACAGCCTGATCGTCTATCTCGTCCATCAGCCGGTCTTCATCGGCCTGCTCCTGCTGGCAGCGCCATTCACGACAGTGTCCCCGCCTGAGGAACGGCCTTTCCTGCTGTCCTGCCAGCGCAGTTGCACGGCCGGAACCCTGAGCGCACAGGCCTGCGAGCGCGTCTGCGGCTGCACGGTCGGGGAACTAAAGCGCGAGAACATCTGGAGCAAGGTGCTGACCGACAGCCTGACACCTGAGGAAAGCGCCCGCACAACCGCCCTCGCACAAGCCTGCGTCAAAACTCCCTGA